A genomic stretch from Azotosporobacter soli includes:
- a CDS encoding NAD(P)H-dependent oxidoreductase subunit E produces the protein MHEISDFREMDEIIARHGAEARNIIAILHDTQAKYRYVPRAVFPYLSKKLGISTAKIYSVATFYENFSLEPKGKYVFKICDGTACHVRKSIPILERLRKELGLSAEKKTTDDLMFTVETVSCLGACGLAPVITLNEQVHAAMTPEKASQLIAKLKEEEEHAS, from the coding sequence GTGCACGAAATCAGCGATTTTAGAGAAATGGATGAAATCATTGCCCGACATGGAGCCGAAGCGCGTAACATCATTGCCATTTTGCACGACACGCAGGCTAAGTATCGTTACGTTCCTCGCGCCGTATTCCCCTATCTGTCAAAAAAACTCGGAATCAGTACCGCAAAAATTTATAGTGTGGCCACCTTTTACGAAAATTTCTCACTGGAGCCCAAAGGGAAATACGTGTTCAAAATTTGCGATGGTACGGCTTGTCATGTTCGAAAATCGATTCCGATTCTTGAACGGCTACGCAAAGAGCTTGGGTTGTCCGCCGAGAAAAAAACGACCGACGACCTGATGTTCACGGTAGAAACCGTATCCTGTCTCGGCGCTTGCGGTCTTGCGCCGGTTATCACGCTCAACGAACAGGTTCATGCCGCGATGACGCCGGAAAAAGCCAGCCAACTGATTGCCAAGCTGAAGGAGGAAGAAGAACATGCTTCGTAA
- a CDS encoding TetR/AcrR family transcriptional regulator: MKTKITIAALRLFLSRGYKYVSIVDVAKEMDITKGGVYHYFESKDELLHASVDFLFSNLKKKFLALFSADKKIREALYEIVVEQSIEKYIEVLLNAESAKEIGGNENFILEVMQNFPEMRNRIDKDHEDICQCIEVNLKKGMENGEVRSDLDAKALALVIWSMLHGQRAICVAEKREEMRRQIVDCIGKMLDA; encoded by the coding sequence ATGAAAACGAAAATTACCATTGCGGCATTGCGTTTGTTTTTATCGCGTGGTTACAAATACGTTTCGATCGTTGACGTGGCGAAGGAAATGGATATAACCAAGGGCGGCGTATATCATTATTTTGAAAGCAAGGATGAATTGCTGCATGCATCCGTTGATTTTTTATTTTCAAATCTGAAGAAAAAGTTTCTTGCTTTGTTTAGCGCAGATAAAAAAATACGCGAGGCCCTATATGAAATCGTAGTGGAACAAAGTATAGAAAAATATATTGAGGTTTTGCTGAATGCCGAGTCTGCAAAAGAAATCGGCGGAAATGAGAATTTTATTTTGGAAGTCATGCAAAATTTCCCTGAAATGCGCAATCGAATTGATAAGGATCATGAGGATATTTGCCAATGCATCGAAGTGAATTTGAAAAAGGGAATGGAGAACGGCGAAGTGCGCAGTGACCTGGATGCGAAAGCGTTAGCGCTTGTCATATGGAGTATGCTGCATGGACAGCGTGCGATTTGCGTAGCGGAGAAGAGGGAAGAAATGCGACGCCAGATTGTGGACTGCATCGGAAAAATGTTAGATGCGTGA